In Miscanthus floridulus cultivar M001 chromosome 5, ASM1932011v1, whole genome shotgun sequence, one genomic interval encodes:
- the LOC136451978 gene encoding cinnamoyl-CoA reductase 1-like: MAPPAGEPPLVCVTGAGGFIGSSLVKELLQRGYRVRGTARNPEDRKNAHLHALDDGAKERLSVCRADVLDYKSLVAAFRLCEGVFHVACPVSENDPELMAAAIEGTKNGINAAADMGVQRVVYTSSYGAVHMNPNRSPDQVVDESCWSDLEFCLKTKNYYFVAKTVAEKTAMEEASKRGIHLVVVVPAFTLGETLQPALHLAMYMLIVSYMKGTRKACPNAVSGFVDVQDVARAHVLVFKTPHYYRRRYLCIGEVVHRLEFIQIMREVFPQYPITAKCKDENAPKVKPYKFCTKRPQALGMKFTPLKESLHKTVICLQEQGHIPKLPHKSAL, from the exons ATGGCTCCGCCGGCCGGCGAGCCGCCGCTGGTGTGCGTGACCGGAGCCGGAGGCTTCATTGGGTCGTCGCTCGTCAAAGAGCTGCTCCAGCGTGGCTACCGCGTGAGGGGCACCGCAAGGAACCCTG AGGACCGCAAGAATGCCCATCTGCATGCACTGGACGACGGAGCCAAAGAACGCCTCTCTGTGTGCCGTGCTGATGTGTTGGACTACAAGTCGCTCGTTGCGGCATTTAGGCTTTGTGAGGGCGTCTTCCATGTCGCCTGCCCGGTGTCAGAGAACGACCCT GAACTCATGGCTGCTGCTATTGAGGGAACGAAGAATGGCATCAACGCTGCTGCAGATATGGGAGTGCAACGCGTGGTGTACACTTCATCCTACGGTGCTGTCCATATGAACCCAAACAGGAGTCCTGATCAGGTTGTGGATGAGAGTTGCTGGAGTGACCTTGAATTCTGCTTAAAAACAAAG AACTATTACTTCGTCGCGAAGACGGTTGCTGAGAAAACAGCCATGGAGGAGGCATCCAAGAGAGGGATACACCTGGTGGTGGTCGTGCCGGCGTTCACGCTAGGTGAAACGCTGCAGCCGGCGCTGCACCTGGCGATGTACATGCTCATTGTCTCCTACATGAAGGGCACCAGGAAGGCGTGCCCGAATGCTGTCTCCGGGTTTGTCGATGTGCAGGATGTTGCGCGTGCCCATGTGTTGGTGTTCAAAACccctcactactacagaa GACGCTACCTCTGCATTGGCGAAGTGGTGCACCGGTTGGAGTTTATTCAAATTATGAGAGAGGTCTTCCCACAGTATCCGATCACCGCTAA GTGTAAGGATGAAAATGCACCAAAGGTCAAACCGTACAAGTTTTGTACAAAAAGACCACAGGCTCTGGGCATGAAGTTCACTCCTCTGAAAGAAAGTTTACACAAGACAGTGATATGCCTACAAGAACAAGGTCATATCCCAAAGCTCCCCCACAAGTCGGCCTTGTGA